In Bernardetia litoralis DSM 6794, the genomic window AATTTTTCTCACAAAATTTTCTCAATTATGGCAAAAGCAAAGTATGCTTCTAGTGGTAAAGTTACAAAATTAGTTACTGTTTTATCTTCTCATTTGACAGAGTTTCATCTTGCACGAGTTCAATTTATAGGTCTTTTTGTAATAGCTGTTATAAAAGTAGGCTTAGGAGGATTAATTCAAATTGCTACGGCTTTTGAACGGAATGTAGAATGCAGCTCCTCTTTACGTCGTATTGAACGCTTTTTAAATGATTATCACCTTGATTTTAAGGCAATTACTCGTTTAATTGTTTCTTTACAAGGTATGGATAAGTGGAAGGATATTGTTTTATGTCTTGACCGTACCAATTGGAAAGTGGGTAAAAAAAATGTAAATGTTTTGTTGCTTTCAGCAGCCTATAAGAATGTTTCAACTCCTCTTATTTGGTCTGTTTTTCCAAAAAAAGGAAACTCTTCTACTGAAGAGCGTATCGAATTAATAGAACGTTTTTTATCTATTTTTCCTAATCTGTCTATTTCTTCTATTGTAGCAGATAGGGAGTTTGTAGGTCAAAAATGGTTTACTTATCTGTCAAGAAAAAACGTTGATTTTGTAATGCGACTAAAGTCTAATTTTAAAGCGACTAGAAAGGGTAAAACAAAGTCAATTGCAGCATGGTGTAGAGGACTGGCTATTTCAGAAACATATCATTTAGATGGTGTTTTTATAATCAATGGGGTAGAGGTATATTTATCTGTAAGTAGGACACAAAAAGGATATATTTATCTTGCTTCACCTGTTTTTTTAGAAAATGCTTTTGAGCTGTATAAACAACGTTGGGAGATAGAAACGTTGTTTAAAGCACTAAAAACACAAGGTTTTAAGCTAGAAAATACAAAATTGACAGAACCAGAGAAAATAGCTAAATTACTTGCTCTTTGTTCTATTGCATTTGTTTGGTGTTACAAAGTAGGAGAGTGGAAACATAAAACAACAAAAATAAGGGTCTGTTCAAATGGGCATAATGAATACTCTTTTTTCCGATATGGATTACTAGAAATCAAAAAAATACTCAATAATCCAATGATTAAAGAAGCCAAATTCAATCAGAAAATTAAAGTTTTGTCAATGGAGTGAGGTCATTTATGACAAAATTTAGACTTGTGGGTAATTGATAGAATTTATTAAACACAAAATCTTACAAATAAGAAAAGGTAACCACATATGTAGTTACCTTTAATTTACTCTATATCCCCTTTACAGATATAAAACTTAATCTTCCTTCTTACGGAAGAAGGAAGCTATTTGTTGCAATTTATTTATTTTTTAACATTTTAATTAATAAAAATTAAAAACAAAAAAATAATTTTCAGTCACAAACAAGTAGCTATCCTATTTAAAACTATTTAATTTTATTACTATTCAGCAATAAAATATGAAATATCTTATTTTCAGATTATACAGTAGTAGCAAATGATTTAGCATTACGTTTTCTCTCTCCTTCGTTTAAATAAATTTTACGAATACGAAGAGATTCAGGAGTAAGTTCTACATACTCATCAGCTTGAATATATTCTAACGCTTCTTCTAAAGAGAATTTTACAGGAGGAGCTATTTTGTTCTTACTATCCGTACCCGAAGAACGCATGTTTGTTAATTGTTTTGTTTTTGTGATGTTCACAACAAGGTCAGTACCACGAGTATGCTCACCAACAACTTGACCTTCATAAATTGCTTCATTCTGATCAACAAAGAAAATACCTTTGTCTTGCAATTTGTTTATACTATAAGGAATAGCACTTCCAAGCTCCATAGAAATAAGTGAACCACTCTGACGACCTTTGATTTCTCCTTTGAAAGGCTCAAACGCTTTGAAACGGTGATACATAATTGCCTCTCCTGCTGTTGCTGTAAGAAGTTGGTTACGAAGACCAATAATTCCACGAGAAGGCATTTCAAATTTCAAGATAGTACGGTCATCTTTAGGATTCATTTCTAATAAATCCCCCTTTCTTTGAGTAACTAATTCAATCGCCTTTCCAGAAAGATGGTCAGGAATATCAATCGTTAATTCTTCAATAGGCTCACATTTTTTACCATCAATTTGTTTGATAATTACCTGAGGCTGACCTACTTGAAGCTCATATCCTTCACGACGCATTGTTTCAATAAGAACTGACAAGTGAAGAACACCACGACCAAATACATTGAATGAATCTGCTGATTGTGTTGGCTCAACACGAAGAGCAAGATTTTTTTCTAATTCTTTTTCTAAACGCTCTCTAATATGGCGAGAAGTTACAAATTTACCTTCTTTACCATAGAAAGGAGAGTTATTAATAGTAAATACCATTGACATAGTAGGCTCATCAATAGAAATTGGAGGCAATGCTTCTGGTTCATCTCTATCAGCAACTGTGTCGCCAATTTCAAAACCTTCTAATCCTACGATTGCACAAATATCACCTGCTTGTATTTCTTCTACTTTACGTTTTCCTAATCCTTCAAAAACGTATAGTTCTTTAATTTTATTCTTTTTAATTGTGTCATCACGTTTCATAAGAGAAACAGTCTGACCTACATTGAGTGTTCCACGAACTAAACGCCCAACTGCAATACGACCGATATAGGTAGAGTAATCTAATGAAGTGATTTGAAGCTGAGTAGTTCCTTCTTCAATTACTGGAGCAGGAATCGTTTCCATGATAGCGTCCAAAAGAGGAACAATACTATCAGTTGGTTGTTCCCAATCAGTACTCATCCAATTATTTTTGGCAGAACCAAAGATAGTTGGGAAGTCTAATTGATCTTCTGATGCACCCAAAGAAAACATCAAGTCAAATACTTGATCTTGAACTTCATTTGGCTTACAATTCAATTTATCTACTTTATTTACAACTACAATAGGTTTCAAACCTAAGTTGATTGCTTTTTGAAGTACAAAACGAGTTTGAGGCATAGCACCTTCAAATGCATCTACTAACAAAAGCACACCATCAGCCATGTTCAATACACGCTCTACTTCACCACCAAAATCGGCGTGACCTGGAGTATCGATGATATTAATTTTTGTTCCTTTGTAGTCAATAGAAACATTTTTAGCAAGAATTGTAATTCCACGCTCACGCTCAATATCATTGTTGTCCATAATAAGTTCGCCTGGGCGTTCGTGTTCTTTAAACAAATTTCCAGTAACGAGCATTTTGTCGACAAGAGTAGTTTTGCCGTGATCAACGTGAGCAATAATAGCGATATTTCTAATAGACTGCATAAGGTAGTAAAAACTAATGTAAAAGGCTTGAGAGTGTTTTTTATAATTATTTAACAAAAATAAATCAACATTATTGGATAAAATCTAAAAAGGCTTAAATTAGCTATTTTATCATCTTTCTTTATCCTGCTGATTCATAGCGAGTTATGAATTGTTTTTTTCTTTAGTGGTGCAAAATTAAGCAATTTATTTCATAAAACAACACTATTGACTATTAATAATTCATTACCAATCCAATTTTAAAGTTTTTTTAAACAAAATTAAAGTTTAAAGCTCATTGTCTTTCATTTCTTAGCTATTTATTTTCATTTGTGTATGCCTTCAGTTTAATTGGTGTTTCTATTATTTTGTAGAATATTATTAGGTTAGGGAATAATTTTAATTTTTATTAAAAACAAGTGAAACTTATAAAAAAGGCTTGCCTAACATTCAAAAATAATTGTAACTTAGAATTTTTTTAATCCTTTTCAAAATATAAGGTACTAGTTTGGATATAGTGTTCTACTATTATGTTCACTTTACCAAAGTAAGTCAGTACTGAGAAACACTAAGATAAAACCTATCAAAAAGAAATAATTAAAAAAAAATAAGTTTAGTATTTATGGCAGGTAAAGCAAAATATTTAATCGTGTTAGTCTCTGAAAATCAACTTTTTATGTAATAAAATTAGAGCAAAAAAAATCTTAAAAAGACTTTTTAAATGAATTTTAGAAAGAAAAAAACAAAACTTTTTAAGAAAAAATTAAAATTATATTTGCAGATATAAAAAATAATCGTACCTTTGCATCGCATTAAGGGAGAAACAAACACACAAAAATAGTTTGATTATCTCTAAAAAAATTATTGAAAGAATAATTTTACAAAAAATGCTCCGTTCGTCTAGCGGTTAGGACGCCAGGTTTTCATCCTGGTAGCAGGGGTTCGATTCCCCTACGGAGTACAACATAATAACCTTAATAAGAAAATTATATTTCTGGTTATAAAGTTAAAGTAGAAATTTTAGAGTGAAAAAATGCTCCGTTCGTCTAGCGGTTAGGACGCCAGGTTTTCATCCTGGTAGCAGGGGTTCGATTCCCCTACGGAGTACAAAAAGCCAATTCAATATTTGAATTGGCTTTTTTTGTGGATTTTTCCAAAAGCATAATCAATAAATTTACGATTAAATCTCAAATTTTTCTGTTTTCTCACGCCATTGCATGATAAGCTCAAATGTATTTGTAGATTTTTGATAATCCATGTATCCATAAAAATTATCAAAACTTGCTCCCAAAACATTATTCAAAGCAATTTTATCTTTTTCAGTTGGTTCATCTGGCAAAAATGCTTTCAAGTCTTCTAAGTGATACATTTGTTCTACTGTTTTGACATCATCTATATTCCATCTTTTGCAAAAAAGTGTATAGCCATTCATATCATTTTCTGAGTTTTTGTCAAAATTAGTCATAGTAAATAGTGGTTTTAATACTTTAAAAAAGAAAATATCTCTTCATCTACTCTAAGAATACGGATTGTTAAAAACGAAGGTTTAAAAAAAAAAAATTAAATCTGTCTCATTCTTTATGATAAGAAAAAAAATGAAAAAAATCCGTTAAATAGCTTTATCAATCATTAAGTAAATACAAAATCATTTATTTTCTGA contains:
- a CDS encoding IS4 family transposase; translation: MAKAKYASSGKVTKLVTVLSSHLTEFHLARVQFIGLFVIAVIKVGLGGLIQIATAFERNVECSSSLRRIERFLNDYHLDFKAITRLIVSLQGMDKWKDIVLCLDRTNWKVGKKNVNVLLLSAAYKNVSTPLIWSVFPKKGNSSTEERIELIERFLSIFPNLSISSIVADREFVGQKWFTYLSRKNVDFVMRLKSNFKATRKGKTKSIAAWCRGLAISETYHLDGVFIINGVEVYLSVSRTQKGYIYLASPVFLENAFELYKQRWEIETLFKALKTQGFKLENTKLTEPEKIAKLLALCSIAFVWCYKVGEWKHKTTKIRVCSNGHNEYSFFRYGLLEIKKILNNPMIKEAKFNQKIKVLSME
- the typA gene encoding translational GTPase TypA, with translation MQSIRNIAIIAHVDHGKTTLVDKMLVTGNLFKEHERPGELIMDNNDIERERGITILAKNVSIDYKGTKINIIDTPGHADFGGEVERVLNMADGVLLLVDAFEGAMPQTRFVLQKAINLGLKPIVVVNKVDKLNCKPNEVQDQVFDLMFSLGASEDQLDFPTIFGSAKNNWMSTDWEQPTDSIVPLLDAIMETIPAPVIEEGTTQLQITSLDYSTYIGRIAVGRLVRGTLNVGQTVSLMKRDDTIKKNKIKELYVFEGLGKRKVEEIQAGDICAIVGLEGFEIGDTVADRDEPEALPPISIDEPTMSMVFTINNSPFYGKEGKFVTSRHIRERLEKELEKNLALRVEPTQSADSFNVFGRGVLHLSVLIETMRREGYELQVGQPQVIIKQIDGKKCEPIEELTIDIPDHLSGKAIELVTQRKGDLLEMNPKDDRTILKFEMPSRGIIGLRNQLLTATAGEAIMYHRFKAFEPFKGEIKGRQSGSLISMELGSAIPYSINKLQDKGIFFVDQNEAIYEGQVVGEHTRGTDLVVNITKTKQLTNMRSSGTDSKNKIAPPVKFSLEEALEYIQADEYVELTPESLRIRKIYLNEGERKRNAKSFATTV